In Zingiber officinale cultivar Zhangliang chromosome 3B, Zo_v1.1, whole genome shotgun sequence, a single window of DNA contains:
- the LOC122056754 gene encoding cytochrome P450 86A22-like has protein sequence MELVTVVVLLGFVAAYAVWFARLASGLRGPRVWPVVGSLPGLVQHSERMHEWIADNLRGAGGTYQTCICAVPGLARRQGLVTVTCEPRNLEHVLRTRFENYPKGPTWHAVFRDLLGDGIFNSDGETWLAQRKTAALEFTTRTLRAAMSRWVSRSIHRCLIPILKEASAASASVDLQDLLLRLTFDNICGLAFGKDPETLAPELPENSFAAAFDRATEASLRRFILPEVVWRFKKWLRVGMEATLSRSVARVDGYLSAIIKARKLELGDGGAGGRSYDDLLSRFMKKGEYADSFLQHVVLNFILAGRDTSSVALCWFFWLVSVHPAVERRIVAELVAVLTESRGGDPSEWLAAPLAFEELDRLVYLKAALSETLRLYPSVPEDSKYVHSDDVLPDGTFVPAGSSITYSIYSAGRMKSVWGDDCLEFRPERWLSPDGKRFEPHDSFKFVAFNAGPRICLGKDLAYLQMKSVAASVLLRHRLKVAAGHRVEQKMSLTLFMKDGLRMNVFDRDLTCEFGRASRPGTSPSAVVETAA, from the coding sequence ATGGAATTGGTGACGGTGGTGGTTCTGTTGGGCTTCGTGGCGGCGTACGCGGTGTGGTTCGCGCGGCTGGCGTCAGGGCTGCGCGGGCCGCGTGTGTGGCCAGTGGTGGGGAGCCTTCCGGGGCTGGTGCAGCACTCGGAGCGCATGCACGAGTGGATCGCCGATAACCTTCGCGGCGCCGGAGGCACGTACCAGACCTGCATCTGCGCCGTCCCTGGGCTGGCGCGCCGTCAGGGACTCGTCACCGTGACCTGCGAGCCCCGGAACCTGGAGCACGTGCTCAGGACGCGGTTCGAGAACTACCCCAAGGGGCCCACGTGGCACGCCGTCTTCCGCGACCTCCTCGGCGACGGCATCTTCAACTCCGACGGCGAGACGTGGCTCGCGCAGCGGAAGACTGCCGCGCTCGAGTTCACCACCCGCACGCTCCGCGCCGCCATGTCGCGGTGGGTTTCGCGGTCCATCCACCGCTGCCTCATCCCTATTCTGAAGGAGGCCTCCGCCGCCTCCGCCTCGGTCGACCTGCAGGACCTCCTCCTCCGGCTCACCTTCGACAACATCTGCGGACTGGCCTTCGGGAAGGACCCCGAGACGCTGGCGCCGGAGCTACCGGAGAACTCATTCGCTGCCGCGTTCGACCGGGCCACCGAGGCCAGCCTCCGCCGGTTCATCTTACCGGAGGTGGTGTGGCGGTTCAAGAAGTGGCTCCGGGTCGGCATGGAGGCCACGCTCTCCCGCAGCGTCGCGCGAGTCGACGGGTACCTCTCGGCCATCATCAAGGCCCGCAAGCTGGAGCTCGGCGACGGCGGTGCTGGCGGCCGGAGCTACGACGATCTCCTCTCCCGGTTCATGAAGAAGGGCGAGTACGCCGATTCGTTCCTCCAGCACGTGGTGCTTAACTTCATACTCGCCGGCCGGGACACCTCCTCGGTCGCGCTATGCTGGTTCTTCTGGCTCGTCTCCGTCCACCCCGCCGTCGAGCGCCGCATCGTGGCCGAGCTCGTCGCCGTTCTGACCGAGTCCCGAGGCGGCGATCCCAGTGAGTGGCTCGCCGCCCCACTCGCCTTCGAGGAGCTCGACCGTCTCGTCTATCTCAAAGCCGCCCTATCGGAGACGCTCCGTCTCTACCCGTCGGTACCCGAAGACTCCAAGTACGTGCACTCCGACGACGTCCTCCCCGACGGTACATTCGTCCCCGCAGGCTCCTCCATCACTTACTCCATTTACTCCGCCGGAAGAATGAAATCGGTGTGGGGGGACGACTGCCTCGAGTTCCGACCCGAGCGGTGGCTATCACCGGACGGCAAGCGGTTCGAGCCGCACGACTCGTTCAAGTTCGTGGCCTTCAATGCCGGGCCGCGGATCTGCCTCGGAAAGGACCTCGCCTACCTGCAGATGAAGTCGGTAGCGGCGTCGGTGCTGCTGCGCCACCGCCTCAAGGTGGCTGCCGGCCACCGCGTGGAGCAAAAGATGTCACTCACGCTGTTCATGAAGGATGGGTTGAGGATGAACGTGTTCGACCGGGACTTGACCTGCGAGTTCGGAAGGGCGTCCCGGCCGGGGACGTCGCCGTCGGCAGTGGTTGAAACCGCAGCCTAA